The following proteins are co-located in the Microbacterium immunditiarum genome:
- a CDS encoding LacI family DNA-binding transcriptional regulator, with protein MVTVHDVAALSGVSIATVSRTLRAPHRVSEQTRDRVLAAVHELGYQPNRAASGLRGGRTGVIGLVVPDIENPYFSSLTKGAQASSRERGYGLVVVDTTERADVESAEVQAVRPQIDGIILASSRLPDEQLAQIAATTTCVLVNRDLGPDAPATPTVTIDERVGARAAVGHLHDLGHRRIAYIGGPARSWSQARRSAAIRDAAQAYADIDLIELSGYAPDAEGGRQAADAALVGRPTAVIAYNDLVALGLLARWTELGVRVPDDVSLLGFDNTYVAQLSFPPLTSVGVDLREFGETAVGLLLDRIAGSTTDAADLNHELEPKLVARASTAAPAAGAGE; from the coding sequence TTGGTCACAGTCCATGACGTCGCGGCCCTGTCGGGCGTCTCGATCGCCACCGTGTCGCGCACGCTGCGCGCGCCGCACCGCGTCTCGGAGCAGACGCGCGATCGGGTGCTCGCTGCTGTCCACGAGCTGGGCTACCAGCCGAACCGTGCCGCGAGCGGCCTGCGCGGCGGACGCACCGGCGTCATCGGGCTGGTCGTGCCCGACATCGAGAACCCGTACTTCTCATCGCTCACCAAGGGCGCGCAGGCGAGCTCGCGCGAGCGCGGCTACGGGCTCGTCGTCGTCGACACGACCGAGCGCGCCGATGTCGAGTCGGCCGAGGTCCAGGCCGTGCGCCCCCAGATCGACGGCATCATCCTCGCGTCGTCGCGTCTGCCCGACGAGCAGCTCGCGCAGATCGCGGCGACGACGACCTGCGTGCTCGTGAACCGGGACCTGGGACCGGATGCCCCGGCCACCCCCACCGTGACGATCGACGAGCGCGTCGGCGCCCGCGCCGCCGTCGGCCACCTGCACGACCTCGGGCACCGGCGGATCGCCTACATCGGCGGCCCCGCGCGATCGTGGTCCCAGGCGCGGCGCTCGGCGGCGATCCGCGACGCGGCGCAGGCCTACGCCGACATCGACCTCATCGAGCTGTCGGGCTACGCACCCGACGCCGAGGGCGGACGACAGGCGGCGGATGCCGCGCTCGTGGGGCGCCCCACGGCGGTCATCGCGTACAACGACCTCGTCGCGCTCGGCCTGCTCGCCCGGTGGACCGAGCTGGGCGTGCGCGTGCCCGACGACGTGAGCCTGCTCGGGTTCGACAACACGTACGTCGCGCAGCTCTCGTTCCCGCCGCTCACGAGCGTCGGGGTCGACCTGCGCGAGTTCGGAGAGACGGCGGTCGGGCTCCTGCTCGATCGCATCGCGGGCAGCACGACCGACGCGGCCGACCTCAACCACGAGCTCGAGCCGAAGCTCGTCGCCCGCGCATCGACCGCCGCCCCCGCCGCCGGCGCAGGGGAGTGA
- a CDS encoding extracellular solute-binding protein — protein sequence MTQRAGATTRRGRGAVALVAAIAAGGLALSGCAAGGDETDENAFDFTGKEVGAMADYGVGDTFKATEPVEFGLFYRDHEGYPLQEDWPILQALEENQNVTFDIESAPRAGYEDARGAAIASGNAPDIISVTYPGQETPFVAGGALLPVSDFVQYMPNFLDKVEKWNLQDDIDAVLRKDDGKFYLLPGVSEIVVPQYSYVVRKDIWDELGLSYEPESYDEFKADLMKVKEAYPDKYVISDQYNDPDPLGGALNMVAPNFGTHAGWGLSAGTGAWWNGEEFEYAGASDAYKELIEFFHGLVEDGLLDPASVTQTDDDAKASFFNGDSFVIAGNDQFLPSAMTSFSEVGNTDAEVALIRLPEGPAGDKLAAGGRIDGIPGLMISAKAADQPYFKALLQYLDWQYYSDEGLEFAKWGVEGLTFERNGDTRELAADWDRAKDLLNPGATKLLNVDGGFANGVWMAAEGGTEDLRTSMMAPATKEFVDSMLTKEQWPTAPAAPLTELENEQAGLWKTALIDTVRQATAAFIVGDRSLSDWDAYLAELNTAGMDQYIDMLNEAQKRHAEAVENGGSED from the coding sequence ATGACACAGCGAGCAGGCGCGACGACGCGCCGCGGCCGGGGCGCAGTCGCGCTCGTGGCCGCGATCGCCGCGGGCGGTCTGGCGCTCTCCGGCTGCGCGGCCGGCGGCGACGAGACCGACGAGAACGCCTTCGACTTCACCGGCAAGGAGGTCGGCGCGATGGCCGACTACGGCGTCGGCGACACCTTCAAGGCGACCGAGCCGGTCGAGTTCGGGCTCTTCTACCGCGACCACGAGGGCTACCCCCTTCAGGAGGACTGGCCCATCCTGCAGGCGCTCGAAGAGAACCAGAACGTCACGTTCGACATCGAGAGCGCACCCCGCGCGGGCTACGAGGACGCGCGCGGCGCCGCGATCGCGTCGGGCAACGCGCCCGACATCATCTCGGTCACCTACCCCGGCCAGGAGACCCCGTTCGTCGCCGGTGGCGCGCTGCTGCCCGTGAGCGACTTCGTGCAGTACATGCCGAACTTCCTCGACAAGGTCGAGAAGTGGAACCTGCAGGACGACATCGACGCGGTCCTGCGCAAGGACGACGGCAAGTTCTACCTGCTTCCGGGCGTCAGCGAGATCGTCGTCCCGCAGTACAGCTACGTCGTCCGCAAGGACATCTGGGACGAGCTGGGCCTGAGCTACGAGCCCGAGTCGTACGACGAGTTCAAGGCCGACCTCATGAAGGTCAAGGAGGCCTACCCCGACAAGTACGTCATCTCCGACCAGTACAACGACCCCGACCCGCTCGGGGGCGCGCTCAACATGGTCGCTCCCAACTTCGGCACGCACGCCGGCTGGGGTCTGTCCGCGGGCACGGGCGCATGGTGGAACGGCGAGGAGTTCGAGTACGCCGGTGCGAGCGACGCCTACAAGGAGCTCATCGAGTTCTTCCACGGGCTCGTCGAGGACGGGCTGCTCGACCCGGCGAGCGTCACGCAGACCGATGACGACGCCAAGGCGAGCTTCTTCAACGGCGACTCGTTCGTCATCGCGGGCAACGACCAGTTCCTGCCCTCCGCGATGACGTCGTTCTCCGAGGTCGGCAACACCGATGCCGAGGTCGCGCTCATCCGCCTTCCCGAGGGTCCGGCCGGCGACAAGCTCGCCGCGGGTGGCCGCATCGACGGCATCCCGGGCCTCATGATCTCGGCGAAGGCGGCCGACCAGCCGTACTTCAAGGCGCTGCTGCAGTACCTCGACTGGCAGTACTACTCGGACGAGGGACTCGAGTTCGCCAAGTGGGGCGTCGAGGGGCTCACCTTCGAGCGCAACGGCGACACCCGCGAGCTCGCGGCGGACTGGGACCGCGCCAAGGACCTCCTGAACCCGGGCGCGACCAAGCTCCTCAACGTCGACGGCGGCTTCGCCAACGGCGTGTGGATGGCGGCCGAGGGCGGCACCGAAGACCTTCGCACCTCGATGATGGCCCCCGCCACGAAGGAGTTCGTGGACTCGATGCTCACCAAGGAGCAGTGGCCCACCGCGCCCGCGGCGCCGCTCACCGAGCTCGAGAACGAGCAGGCCGGTCTGTGGAAGACGGCCCTGATCGACACCGTGCGCCAGGCGACGGCAGCGTTCATCGTCGGCGACCGCTCGCTCAGCGACTGGGACGCGTACCTCGCCGAGCTGAACACCGCCGGAATGGACCAGTACATCGACATGCTGAACGAGGCGCAGAAGCGTCACGCTGAGGCAGTGGAGAACGGCGGCTCCGAAGACTAG
- the manD gene encoding D-mannonate dehydratase ManD: MTAGTRIRSAEVLISSPSRNFVTLRITTEDGVTGLGDATLNGRELSVASYLQDHVAPLLVGLDAHRIEDTWQLLYRGAYWRRGPVTMTAIAAVDVALWDIKAKLAGMPLHQLLGGASRDGVLVYGHASGRDLDALHDSVRERIAEGFHAVRIQAAVPGIRTVYGVSSKPTGRSSYEPAQRATLAVETEWDTDRYLRFVPDMFDSVRQEFGVELPLLHDGHHRMTPIQAARLGKDLEPYRPFWLEDCTPAENQEALRLVRQHTTTPLAIGEVMNTVWDFQTLIREHLIDFVRASAAHTGGITGLRRVFDYAALYGVRSGSHGATDISPVGMAAALHLDLAINNFGIQEYMQHDPLVAEVFHSAYTFADGCMHPGDDPGLGVTYDDAAADRFAYEPAYLPVARRVDGTVHDW, translated from the coding sequence ATGACCGCGGGCACGCGCATCCGGTCGGCCGAGGTGCTCATCTCGAGCCCGTCGCGCAACTTCGTCACGCTGCGCATCACGACCGAGGACGGAGTGACCGGGCTCGGCGACGCGACGCTCAACGGCCGCGAGCTCTCGGTGGCGTCGTACCTGCAGGACCACGTCGCCCCGCTGCTCGTGGGACTGGACGCGCACCGCATCGAAGACACGTGGCAGCTCCTCTACCGCGGGGCGTACTGGCGGCGCGGACCGGTGACGATGACCGCGATCGCCGCGGTCGACGTCGCGCTGTGGGACATCAAGGCGAAGCTCGCCGGCATGCCGTTGCACCAATTGCTGGGCGGCGCATCGCGCGACGGCGTGCTCGTATACGGGCACGCGTCCGGCCGCGACCTCGACGCGCTGCACGACTCGGTGCGTGAGCGGATCGCCGAGGGATTCCACGCCGTCCGGATCCAGGCCGCGGTGCCCGGCATCCGCACCGTCTACGGCGTCTCGTCGAAGCCCACCGGGCGCTCGTCGTACGAGCCGGCGCAGCGGGCGACCCTCGCGGTCGAGACGGAGTGGGACACGGACCGCTACCTGCGCTTCGTGCCCGACATGTTCGACTCGGTACGCCAGGAGTTCGGCGTCGAGCTTCCGCTGCTGCACGATGGGCACCACCGCATGACGCCGATCCAGGCCGCGCGGCTCGGCAAGGACCTCGAGCCGTACCGCCCGTTCTGGCTCGAGGACTGCACGCCCGCCGAGAACCAGGAGGCGCTGCGGCTCGTCCGGCAGCACACGACCACCCCGCTCGCGATCGGCGAGGTCATGAACACGGTGTGGGATTTCCAGACCCTCATCCGCGAGCACCTCATCGACTTCGTGCGCGCGTCGGCCGCGCACACCGGGGGCATCACAGGATTGCGACGGGTCTTCGACTACGCGGCGCTCTACGGCGTGCGTTCGGGCAGCCACGGTGCCACCGACATCTCGCCCGTCGGCATGGCGGCGGCGCTGCATCTCGACCTCGCGATCAACAACTTCGGCATCCAGGAGTACATGCAGCACGACCCGCTCGTGGCCGAGGTCTTCCACAGCGCGTACACCTTCGCCGACGGCTGCATGCACCCGGGCGACGATCCCGGCCTCGGCGTCACGTACGACGACGCGGCCGCCGACCGCTTCGCGTACGAACCCGCGTACCTTCCGGTCGCGCGCCGCGTGGACGGGACAGTGCATGACTGGTGA
- a CDS encoding alpha-glucuronidase, protein MTGDPREVAPIGEHPMWLPDAATAHLRGRTVAVRGAGRLLETVRGEASRAGMVFEEAGGDGADLVIEATTDAATAPEGFEVSRAGGATRVRATTDSGALYGWFHVVRLGATAFDDTLPTARHEPQHAMRMLDHWDNVDVHPVMGQVERGYAGGSIFFADGRLRDDLSRVERYARLLASIGINRVGLNNVNVHAREARLLTDGLGIVARLADVYRPWGIRVHLSASFAAPITVGGLATADPLDPDVIEWWADAAARVYREIPDFGGFVVKADSEGQPGPFAYGRDHADGANVLARALAPHDGIVHWRAFVYNHRQDWRDRSTDRARAAYDHFTPLDGRFHENVVLQVKHGPMDFQVREPVSPVIPAMRETAVALELQVTQEYTGQQRHAVYLAPWWREILDFPPFGDGGPSLAETVRGGIVAVSNVGDDPFWTGHPLAQANLYAYGRLAWDAGLDPGAILDEWIALTFGDDEDVRRGIRSVLDDSWLTYEAYTAPLGVGFMVTPGSHYGPSVDGYEYSPWGTYHFADRDGVGVDRTVAAGTGFAGQYPSPWRETYESLETVPDELLLFFHHVPYEHVLRNGKTVIQHIYDTHIDGADAVDRKVAEWDELEGRVPADVFARGRDLLAEQQRSAREWRDHVCTYFWRKSGVPDAGDRVIP, encoded by the coding sequence ATGACTGGTGACCCTCGCGAGGTCGCGCCGATCGGGGAGCATCCGATGTGGCTTCCGGATGCCGCGACCGCCCACCTCCGCGGCCGGACGGTCGCGGTGCGCGGCGCCGGGCGGCTGCTCGAGACGGTGCGCGGCGAGGCGTCGCGTGCCGGGATGGTGTTCGAAGAGGCGGGCGGCGACGGCGCGGACCTCGTGATCGAGGCGACGACGGATGCCGCGACCGCCCCCGAGGGCTTCGAGGTGTCGCGCGCCGGCGGCGCGACGCGCGTGCGCGCCACGACCGATTCGGGCGCGCTGTACGGGTGGTTCCACGTCGTGCGCCTCGGCGCCACGGCCTTCGACGACACCCTGCCGACGGCCCGGCACGAGCCGCAGCATGCGATGCGGATGCTCGACCACTGGGACAACGTCGACGTCCACCCGGTGATGGGGCAGGTCGAGCGGGGCTACGCGGGCGGCTCGATCTTCTTCGCCGACGGTCGCCTGCGCGACGACCTCTCCCGCGTGGAGCGCTACGCGCGGCTCCTCGCCTCGATCGGCATCAATCGCGTCGGGCTCAACAACGTCAACGTGCACGCGCGGGAAGCGCGGCTGCTCACCGACGGGCTCGGCATCGTCGCGCGTCTCGCCGACGTGTACCGCCCGTGGGGCATCCGTGTTCACCTGTCCGCCAGCTTCGCGGCCCCGATCACCGTCGGAGGCCTCGCCACGGCCGACCCGCTCGACCCGGACGTCATCGAGTGGTGGGCGGATGCCGCGGCCCGCGTCTACCGCGAGATCCCCGACTTCGGGGGCTTCGTCGTGAAGGCCGACTCCGAAGGGCAGCCGGGACCGTTCGCCTACGGCCGCGACCACGCCGACGGCGCGAACGTGCTTGCGCGAGCCCTCGCGCCGCACGACGGGATCGTGCACTGGCGCGCGTTCGTGTACAACCACCGACAGGACTGGCGCGACCGGTCGACCGACCGCGCCCGTGCCGCGTACGACCACTTCACGCCGCTGGACGGGCGCTTCCACGAGAACGTCGTGCTGCAGGTCAAGCACGGGCCGATGGACTTCCAGGTGCGCGAGCCCGTCTCGCCGGTGATCCCCGCGATGCGCGAGACCGCGGTCGCCCTCGAGCTGCAGGTGACGCAGGAGTACACCGGACAGCAGCGTCACGCGGTGTACCTCGCTCCGTGGTGGCGCGAGATCCTCGATTTCCCGCCGTTCGGCGACGGCGGTCCGTCGCTCGCCGAGACCGTCCGCGGCGGCATCGTCGCGGTGTCGAACGTCGGCGACGACCCGTTCTGGACGGGGCATCCGCTCGCCCAGGCCAACCTCTACGCGTACGGGCGCCTCGCGTGGGACGCGGGGCTCGACCCCGGTGCGATCCTCGACGAGTGGATCGCGCTGACGTTCGGCGACGACGAGGACGTGCGGCGGGGCATCCGGTCGGTCCTCGACGACTCGTGGCTCACCTACGAGGCGTACACCGCTCCCCTCGGCGTCGGGTTCATGGTGACGCCCGGCTCGCACTACGGCCCGTCGGTCGACGGCTACGAGTACTCGCCGTGGGGCACGTACCACTTCGCCGATCGCGACGGCGTCGGCGTGGACCGGACGGTCGCGGCCGGAACGGGCTTCGCGGGGCAGTACCCCTCGCCGTGGCGCGAGACGTACGAGTCGCTCGAAACCGTTCCCGACGAGCTGCTGCTCTTCTTCCACCACGTGCCGTACGAGCACGTGCTGCGCAACGGCAAGACCGTGATCCAGCACATCTACGACACGCACATCGACGGCGCCGACGCTGTCGACCGCAAGGTCGCGGAGTGGGACGAGCTCGAGGGCCGTGTGCCCGCCGACGTGTTCGCGCGCGGCCGCGACCTCCTCGCCGAGCAGCAGCGGTCGGCGCGAGAGTGGCGCGACCACGTGTGCACGTACTTCTGGCGCAAGTCCGGCGTTCCGGATGCCGGCGACCGCGTCATCCCGTAG
- a CDS encoding carbohydrate ABC transporter permease translates to MTKPLPTTTVRTETDRSLDRVFGRKKVGGIRDTRGYTAFRVANVVVIIVLCFVTLYPFLNVIAVAFSSQGYINAGRVSIVPLGFNVTTFGTVMSDPMFWRNYGNTVLYTTVATAISMVLTTMFAYALSKKRLKGRPFFVGLAVFTMFFSGGIIPNYVLINSLGWRNTLWALVIPNAISIFNLLVMKAFFENFPEELEEAASIDGLTTYGILGRIVLPLSKAVLATMVLFYAVTFWNAWFGALLYMNKPELYPVTLYLRNLLMSSAQPDGSDEGLQIAANVKAVTMLLTVLPIVCLYPFLQRYFVSGVMLGSVKA, encoded by the coding sequence ATGACCAAGCCCCTTCCGACCACGACGGTGAGGACCGAGACGGACCGTTCGCTCGACCGGGTGTTCGGCCGCAAGAAGGTCGGCGGCATCCGCGACACGCGCGGTTACACGGCGTTCCGCGTCGCGAACGTCGTCGTGATCATCGTGCTGTGCTTCGTCACGCTGTACCCGTTCCTCAACGTGATCGCGGTCGCCTTCAGCTCGCAGGGCTACATCAACGCGGGTCGGGTCAGCATCGTTCCGCTCGGGTTCAACGTGACGACCTTCGGCACCGTCATGAGCGACCCGATGTTCTGGCGCAACTACGGCAACACGGTGCTGTACACGACGGTCGCCACGGCGATCTCGATGGTGCTCACGACGATGTTCGCCTACGCGCTCTCGAAGAAGCGCCTCAAGGGCCGGCCCTTCTTCGTGGGGCTCGCGGTCTTCACGATGTTCTTCTCGGGCGGCATCATCCCGAACTACGTGCTGATCAACTCGCTCGGCTGGCGCAACACCCTCTGGGCGCTCGTCATCCCGAATGCGATCAGCATCTTCAACCTGCTCGTCATGAAGGCGTTCTTCGAGAACTTCCCCGAGGAGCTCGAAGAGGCCGCGTCGATCGACGGCCTGACGACGTACGGCATCCTGGGGCGCATCGTGCTGCCGCTGAGCAAGGCGGTCCTCGCGACGATGGTGCTGTTCTACGCCGTGACGTTCTGGAACGCCTGGTTCGGGGCCCTGCTCTACATGAACAAGCCCGAGCTGTATCCGGTCACCCTCTACCTGCGGAACCTGCTGATGTCGTCCGCACAGCCGGACGGCTCCGATGAGGGCCTTCAGATCGCGGCGAACGTCAAAGCGGTGACGATGCTCCTCACGGTGCTGCCGATCGTCTGCCTCTACCCCTTCCTGCAGCGGTACTTCGTGTCGGGCGTGATGCTCGGCTCGGTCAAGGCGTGA
- a CDS encoding ABC transporter permease, with product MSVSTNVAIANAIDISSQDGEAEQPGPGRRPRRRRRDEGAVTWRKALRKDWRLYTLLILPIVYLVIFKYLPMAGNIIAFRRYRPGGNIFGDEWVGFHYFEMFVNDPTFWRVFWNTVILGALCLIVIFPLPIVLALMLNELRSAKFKRVAQSITYLPHFMSLVIVAGMVLQLVSTRGTFNQIIEVLGGDAIDFIQKPEWFRPIFVGSEIWQTVGWGTILYLAALTTIDPQLYEAARIDGANRWQQTWHVTLPGIAPTIVVLLILNIGTFLSVSFEKVLLLQNPLNLSTGDVIATYLYRLGIQSGNVSYATAVGLFEAIIGLALVLSANFISRRVTGASLW from the coding sequence ATGTCGGTCAGCACGAACGTCGCGATCGCGAACGCGATCGACATCAGCTCACAGGACGGCGAGGCCGAGCAGCCCGGCCCCGGCAGGCGCCCCCGTCGTCGGCGGCGCGACGAAGGCGCAGTCACGTGGCGCAAGGCCCTCCGCAAGGATTGGCGGCTCTACACGCTGCTGATCCTGCCGATCGTCTATCTGGTGATCTTCAAGTACCTACCGATGGCGGGGAACATCATCGCATTCCGCCGGTACCGCCCGGGCGGGAACATCTTCGGCGATGAGTGGGTCGGCTTCCACTACTTCGAGATGTTCGTCAACGACCCGACGTTCTGGCGCGTGTTCTGGAACACGGTCATCCTCGGTGCGCTGTGCCTCATCGTGATCTTCCCGCTGCCGATCGTCCTCGCGCTCATGCTCAACGAGCTGCGGTCCGCGAAGTTCAAGCGCGTCGCGCAGTCCATCACCTACCTGCCGCACTTCATGTCGCTCGTGATCGTCGCCGGAATGGTGCTCCAGCTCGTCTCGACGCGCGGCACGTTCAACCAGATCATCGAGGTGCTGGGCGGCGACGCGATCGACTTCATCCAGAAGCCCGAGTGGTTCCGGCCGATCTTCGTCGGCTCCGAGATCTGGCAGACGGTCGGCTGGGGCACGATCCTCTATCTCGCCGCGCTCACCACGATCGACCCGCAGCTCTACGAGGCCGCCCGCATCGACGGCGCCAATCGATGGCAGCAGACGTGGCACGTCACGCTTCCGGGCATCGCGCCGACGATCGTGGTGCTGCTCATCCTCAACATCGGCACGTTCCTGTCGGTGAGCTTCGAGAAGGTCCTCCTGCTGCAGAACCCGCTCAACCTCTCGACCGGCGACGTCATCGCGACGTATCTGTACCGCCTCGGCATCCAGTCGGGCAACGTCTCGTACGCGACCGCCGTCGGACTCTTCGAGGCGATCATCGGCCTCGCTCTGGTGCTGAGCGCCAACTTCATCTCGCGCCGCGTGACGGGAGCAAGCCTGTGGTGA
- a CDS encoding DUF624 domain-containing protein, with the protein MTPTASTPDPRDTRLGRLATPVYWYLVVAAGFLLAAAPGLVASALVAPVVSNVPLFALCAVPYGPAFSAALYALRDGTRGEEQNPWPRYWRGWRLNVIDVLWVWVPVLAIGALIGIGIAFGPAVGVASVFIVISWIVLLFVALWTVFAIIIASLFSFRARDIFRLSLYYMAGRPLATLGFASLLVLAVAVVFFASGWALALLASAFAGLALFTARPVTRDIRERFIAPDEADARAPESPDAPEAPED; encoded by the coding sequence ATGACACCCACGGCGAGCACCCCCGACCCTCGGGACACTCGTCTCGGGCGACTCGCGACGCCCGTGTACTGGTACCTCGTCGTCGCCGCCGGCTTCCTGCTCGCCGCGGCTCCCGGACTCGTGGCCTCCGCGCTCGTGGCCCCGGTCGTGAGCAACGTCCCGCTGTTCGCGCTGTGCGCCGTGCCGTACGGTCCCGCCTTCTCGGCCGCCCTGTACGCGCTGCGTGACGGGACGCGCGGTGAGGAGCAGAACCCGTGGCCCCGCTACTGGCGCGGGTGGCGGCTCAATGTGATCGACGTCCTGTGGGTATGGGTGCCGGTGCTCGCGATCGGCGCACTCATCGGCATCGGCATCGCGTTCGGCCCCGCGGTGGGCGTGGCATCCGTCTTCATCGTGATCTCGTGGATCGTGCTCCTCTTCGTCGCGCTGTGGACCGTGTTCGCGATCATCATCGCGTCGCTCTTCTCGTTCCGCGCACGCGACATCTTCCGCCTCTCGCTCTACTACATGGCCGGGCGGCCGCTCGCGACCCTCGGCTTCGCGTCGCTGCTCGTGCTCGCCGTCGCCGTCGTGTTCTTCGCGTCGGGCTGGGCCCTCGCGCTGCTCGCGTCGGCGTTCGCGGGGCTCGCGCTGTTCACCGCGCGACCCGTGACCCGAGACATCCGCGAGCGGTTCATCGCGCCCGACGAGGCCGACGCGCGCGCGCCCGAGTCGCCTGACGCACCCGAAGCCCCTGAGGACTGA
- the uxaC gene encoding glucuronate isomerase — protein MGSTVEGAAASRGWALHPDRALPADPAVRPIARHVLDATSRLPIVSMHGHVDAAMLAADEPFADPASLLVTPDHYVVRMIVSQATSPGPVRDAGVRSAADLGVGPDAETDPRTIWRRFCAGWTALRATPTRYWLEHVLHDVFDAPLAPSPEAADVLFDWIADRLARPENRPRALFERFGLELLATTDAADSDLAAHATLAADGWGGRVVPTFRPDTLLEAGTPAWTGELERLSAAARIDAFSYDGFLAALRARRQAFIAAGARATDHGHLRADTTRLPDADARALFGAALREPLTGEASAALTAHLLFEQAAMSADDGLVMQLHTGVLRDHDRGAAAAHGPNIGYDIPVAGEFTRALRPVLEAFGHREDFHLIVFTIDETVYSRELAPLAGAYPALRLGAPWWFLDAPDAMRRFREAVTETAGFRNTSGFVDDTRAYCSIPARHDLARRADAAYLARLVAEHRLDLDEAVDTAIDLAYRLPKESYPVPKSAPVAPAQPEPVA, from the coding sequence ATGGGGTCGACAGTCGAAGGCGCCGCCGCGTCGCGGGGGTGGGCGCTGCACCCCGACCGCGCCCTGCCCGCCGACCCGGCCGTCCGCCCGATCGCCCGTCACGTGCTCGACGCGACCTCGCGCCTGCCGATCGTGTCGATGCACGGGCACGTCGACGCGGCGATGCTCGCCGCCGACGAGCCGTTCGCCGATCCGGCCTCGCTGCTGGTGACCCCCGACCACTACGTCGTGCGCATGATCGTGTCGCAGGCGACCTCCCCCGGGCCGGTCCGCGACGCGGGCGTGCGCTCGGCCGCCGATCTCGGCGTGGGGCCGGATGCCGAGACCGACCCCCGCACGATCTGGCGGCGCTTCTGCGCGGGATGGACGGCGCTTCGCGCCACCCCGACGCGATACTGGCTCGAGCACGTGCTTCACGACGTGTTCGACGCACCCCTCGCACCGTCGCCCGAGGCTGCCGACGTGCTCTTCGACTGGATCGCCGACCGCCTCGCCCGCCCGGAGAACCGCCCTCGTGCCCTCTTCGAGCGCTTCGGGCTCGAGCTGCTCGCGACGACCGACGCGGCCGACTCCGATCTCGCCGCGCACGCGACGCTCGCCGCCGACGGATGGGGCGGCCGCGTCGTGCCGACGTTCCGCCCCGACACGCTCCTGGAAGCGGGGACACCCGCGTGGACGGGGGAGCTCGAGCGGCTGAGCGCGGCCGCGCGCATCGACGCCTTCTCGTACGACGGCTTCCTCGCGGCGCTGCGCGCCCGCCGCCAGGCGTTCATCGCCGCGGGAGCCCGGGCGACCGACCACGGGCACCTCCGCGCCGACACGACGCGCCTGCCCGATGCCGATGCGCGCGCCCTCTTCGGGGCGGCGCTCCGCGAGCCGCTCACGGGCGAGGCATCCGCCGCCCTCACCGCCCATCTGCTGTTCGAGCAGGCGGCGATGTCGGCCGACGACGGGCTGGTGATGCAGTTGCACACGGGCGTGCTGCGCGACCACGACCGCGGCGCGGCCGCCGCCCACGGCCCGAACATCGGTTACGACATCCCGGTCGCGGGTGAGTTCACGCGCGCGCTGCGACCCGTGCTCGAGGCGTTCGGGCACCGCGAGGACTTCCACCTCATCGTCTTCACGATCGACGAGACGGTGTACTCGCGCGAGCTCGCGCCGCTCGCGGGCGCCTACCCGGCGCTGCGCCTCGGCGCGCCGTGGTGGTTCCTCGACGCGCCCGACGCGATGCGGCGCTTCCGCGAAGCGGTGACCGAGACCGCGGGCTTCCGCAACACGAGCGGGTTCGTCGACGACACGCGCGCCTACTGCTCGATCCCCGCACGTCATGACCTCGCGAGGCGAGCGGATGCCGCGTACCTCGCGCGCCTCGTCGCCGAGCACCGCCTCGACCTCGACGAGGCCGTCGACACCGCGATCGACCTCGCCTACCGTCTTCCGAAAGAGAGCTATCCCGTGCCGAAGTCCGCCCCTGTCGCCCCCGCCCAGCCGGAGCCCGTGGCATGA